The Streptomyces sp. NBC_01268 genome window below encodes:
- a CDS encoding ATP-binding protein: MGPVRYFVLGPARVHTSEGPDGSAVAVGGPRVRALLTALALRAGRAVPVGVLVDEVWGAEPPADAVAALQALVGRLRRALGHERVVSTDGGYRLDAARDDVDLFRFERLVAEGVREGEDGRAAAAARLLDEALALWKGPALADLPDRGAEAARWEARRLDARRARLAAALALGDAAAVLPELTALCEARPLDEPLQALRIRALRDVGRSAEALAAYDVVRGEIADRLGADPSAELRSLHGELLELPAAVPAVRAPVGNLRARLTSFLGRDVELAQLEQELRSARLVTLLGPGGVGKTRLSQEAAERVGGDWPDGVWLVELAPVTDPETVAEAVLGAVGARETVLRGAGAEELRLGEDPNDPTRRLVEHCAGLRMLVVLDNCEHVVGAVAGLVEVLLAGCAGVTVLATSRESLGVPGEVVRSLGPLPLGVAVRLFGERGAAVRPGFVVEGERGGVEEIVRRLDGLPLAVELAAARLRMLSVGQIAERLDDRFRLLTSGARTVLPRQQTLRAVVDWSWDLLDGPERVVLRRLSVFAGGCDLEAAEVVCGAGSVGGPGGPGVLDVLGSLVDKSLVVAVEGGGGMRYRLLETVAEYAGERLDEGGDREGTERLHLVYYRELARLTDPELRGPRQTSALARFGVEYGNVRTALRRAVAARDEHEALVLVHSLLWYWTMRDLRADALHWSESVTALGPDPFGPDAAPVVPLDEPITAGPPPLDEDRLWEARRGVRLIELLNMDHETGRWTTPEGIVRLRRINELYPPGLPQTCRLPGSFAVFAVLLIAEPGRMGEALDAHVAACRRYGYDWELGNALQLRANLLANRADLAGQAAADAEESLRIFVRLDDAWGAAEALSSRAEARERRLEFHGAAEDFAAAIDYARRVGAQSQMALLRARYADMLIETGRVEEAEKILREVVEGEHGRGHEPMLAARIFLAMLLGRTGRLEEARSHLERLLDEFRSQTLSIFEGFTLGSLGWVENLDERYDVAFGLARRAYERSLGALSLMVAPQMPSVHLMTAAWALAGLGGPGARTAAVLLGAAQGLRPPGHLSPPIERENLARASELARAALGDGAEFEAAYAEGGGLSLEEAAALLVRADAINGRAES; this comes from the coding sequence ATGGGGCCCGTGCGCTACTTCGTCCTCGGCCCGGCCCGGGTTCACACGTCAGAAGGCCCCGACGGGTCCGCCGTCGCCGTCGGCGGGCCCCGGGTGCGGGCGTTGCTGACCGCGCTCGCGCTGCGGGCGGGCAGGGCCGTCCCCGTCGGGGTGCTCGTCGACGAGGTCTGGGGGGCCGAGCCGCCCGCCGACGCCGTCGCCGCGCTCCAGGCGCTGGTCGGGCGGCTGCGGCGGGCCCTGGGGCACGAGCGGGTCGTCTCCACCGACGGGGGCTACCGGCTGGACGCCGCGCGGGACGACGTCGACCTGTTCCGCTTCGAGCGGCTCGTCGCCGAGGGCGTACGCGAGGGGGAGGACGGGCGCGCCGCGGCGGCCGCCCGGCTCCTCGACGAGGCCCTGGCGCTGTGGAAGGGGCCGGCCCTGGCCGACCTCCCGGACCGCGGGGCCGAGGCCGCCCGTTGGGAGGCCCGCCGGCTGGACGCCCGCCGGGCCCGGCTCGCGGCCGCCCTCGCACTCGGCGACGCGGCCGCCGTGCTGCCCGAGCTCACCGCGCTGTGCGAGGCCCGTCCGCTGGACGAACCCCTCCAGGCCCTGCGGATCCGGGCGCTGCGGGACGTCGGGCGCTCGGCCGAGGCCCTGGCGGCCTACGACGTCGTCCGGGGGGAGATCGCCGATCGGCTCGGCGCCGATCCGTCGGCCGAACTGCGGTCCCTGCACGGTGAGTTGCTGGAACTGCCCGCGGCCGTACCCGCTGTCCGGGCGCCCGTCGGCAACCTCAGGGCCCGGCTCACCAGCTTCCTCGGGCGCGATGTCGAACTGGCGCAACTGGAACAGGAGTTGCGATCCGCCCGCCTGGTCACCCTGCTCGGGCCCGGTGGCGTCGGCAAGACCCGGCTCTCGCAGGAGGCCGCCGAACGGGTGGGCGGTGACTGGCCCGACGGCGTCTGGCTCGTCGAGCTCGCGCCCGTCACCGACCCGGAGACCGTCGCCGAGGCCGTCCTCGGCGCCGTCGGGGCCCGCGAGACCGTCCTGCGCGGCGCCGGTGCCGAGGAACTGCGCCTCGGCGAGGACCCGAACGACCCGACCCGCCGCCTGGTCGAGCACTGCGCCGGGCTGCGCATGCTCGTCGTGCTGGACAACTGTGAGCATGTGGTGGGTGCGGTGGCGGGGTTGGTGGAGGTGTTGTTGGCGGGGTGTGCGGGGGTGACGGTGCTGGCGACGAGTCGGGAGTCGTTGGGGGTGCCGGGGGAGGTGGTGCGTTCGTTGGGGCCGTTGCCGTTGGGGGTGGCGGTGCGGTTGTTCGGTGAGCGGGGGGCTGCGGTGCGGCCGGGGTTCGTGGTGGAGGGGGAGCGGGGTGGCGTGGAGGAGATCGTTCGGCGGTTGGACGGGTTGCCGTTGGCGGTGGAGTTGGCGGCGGCTCGGTTGCGGATGTTGTCGGTGGGGCAGATCGCGGAGCGGTTGGATGATCGTTTCCGGTTGTTGACGTCGGGGGCGCGGACGGTGTTGCCGCGGCAGCAGACGTTGCGGGCGGTGGTGGACTGGTCGTGGGATCTGTTGGACGGGCCGGAGCGGGTGGTGTTGCGGCGGCTTTCGGTGTTCGCGGGTGGGTGTGATCTGGAGGCTGCCGAGGTGGTCTGCGGGGCGGGTTCGGTGGGTGGGCCGGGCGGGCCGGGTGTGCTGGATGTGCTGGGGTCGTTGGTCGACAAGTCGTTGGTGGTGGCGGTCGAGGGGGGCGGGGGGATGCGGTACCGGTTGCTGGAGACGGTGGCCGAGTACGCGGGGGAGCGGCTGGACGAGGGTGGGGACCGGGAGGGCACGGAGCGGCTGCATCTCGTGTACTACCGGGAGCTGGCCCGGCTGACCGATCCCGAACTGCGCGGGCCGCGGCAGACGTCCGCCCTCGCCCGCTTCGGCGTCGAGTACGGGAACGTCCGCACGGCCCTGCGGCGGGCCGTCGCCGCACGCGACGAGCACGAGGCGCTCGTCCTCGTCCACTCCCTGCTCTGGTACTGGACCATGCGCGACCTGCGGGCCGACGCCCTGCACTGGTCCGAGTCCGTCACCGCCCTCGGACCCGACCCGTTCGGACCCGACGCCGCCCCCGTCGTACCGCTGGACGAGCCGATCACGGCCGGGCCCCCGCCGCTCGACGAGGACCGGCTGTGGGAGGCGCGGCGTGGCGTGCGCCTGATCGAACTGCTCAACATGGACCACGAGACGGGGCGGTGGACCACCCCGGAGGGGATCGTGCGGCTGCGCCGGATCAACGAGCTGTATCCACCGGGGCTGCCCCAGACCTGCCGGCTGCCCGGGTCCTTCGCCGTCTTCGCCGTCCTGCTCATCGCCGAACCGGGACGCATGGGCGAGGCCCTGGACGCCCATGTCGCCGCCTGCCGCCGCTACGGGTACGACTGGGAGCTGGGCAACGCCCTGCAGCTGCGCGCCAACCTGCTCGCCAACCGGGCCGACCTGGCCGGACAGGCCGCCGCCGACGCCGAGGAGAGCCTGCGGATCTTCGTCCGGCTCGACGACGCCTGGGGCGCGGCCGAGGCGCTGTCCTCGCGAGCCGAGGCGCGCGAGCGGCGCCTGGAGTTCCACGGCGCCGCCGAGGACTTCGCGGCCGCCATCGACTACGCGCGGCGGGTCGGCGCCCAGTCCCAGATGGCGCTGCTGCGCGCCCGCTACGCCGACATGCTGATCGAGACCGGACGCGTGGAGGAGGCCGAGAAGATCCTGCGCGAGGTCGTCGAGGGCGAACACGGGCGCGGCCACGAGCCGATGCTCGCCGCCCGGATCTTCCTGGCGATGCTGCTCGGCCGGACCGGGCGCCTGGAGGAGGCCCGGAGCCATCTGGAGCGGCTGCTCGACGAGTTCCGCTCGCAGACCCTCTCCATCTTCGAGGGCTTCACCCTCGGCAGCCTGGGCTGGGTGGAGAACCTCGACGAGCGGTACGACGTGGCCTTCGGGCTCGCCCGGCGGGCCTACGAGCGCTCCCTGGGCGCCCTGTCGCTGATGGTCGCGCCGCAGATGCCCTCGGTCCATCTCATGACCGCCGCCTGGGCGCTGGCGGGGCTCGGCGGCCCCGGGGCCCGCACGGCGGCCGTGCTGCTCGGCGCGGCCCAGGGACTGCGTCCACCGGGGCACCTGTCCCCGCCCATCGAGCGGGAGAACCTGGCGCGCGCCTCCGAGCTGGCCCGTGCCGCGCTCGGCGACGGGGCGGAGTTCGAGGCCGCGTACGCCGAAGGCGGCGGCCTCTCCCTGGAGGAGGCCGCCGCCCTGCTCGTACGCGCCGACGCGATCAACGGGCGCGCCGAGTCCTGA
- a CDS encoding cupredoxin domain-containing protein, producing the protein MTGTPSTPRDHRTRGRIALGLSGAALAALLAACGGGGGGSGSSSTPAPAPAPSSGTSGTTAATQVKADLTDFHITLSQQTFHAGPYTFVAKNDGQHEHALEIEGGGTENRTETLAPGESATLTVTLKSGTYQVYCPVDSHKDLGMKTQITVGGTGGTTPTTPTTPSDGNGHGNGDSPGTGY; encoded by the coding sequence ATGACCGGAACACCGAGCACCCCACGCGACCACCGCACCCGCGGCCGCATCGCCCTCGGCCTGTCGGGCGCCGCCCTCGCCGCCCTCCTGGCCGCCTGCGGAGGCGGCGGCGGAGGAAGCGGCAGCAGCAGCACCCCGGCCCCGGCCCCGGCCCCGTCCTCGGGGACCTCGGGGACCACGGCGGCCACCCAGGTGAAGGCCGACCTGACCGACTTCCACATCACGCTCTCCCAGCAGACCTTCCACGCCGGGCCGTACACCTTCGTCGCGAAGAACGACGGGCAGCACGAGCACGCCCTGGAGATCGAGGGCGGCGGCACGGAGAACCGGACCGAGACCCTCGCCCCGGGCGAATCGGCCACCCTCACGGTGACCCTGAAGTCCGGCACCTACCAGGTCTACTGCCCGGTCGACAGCCACAAGGACCTGGGCATGAAGACACAGATCACCGTCGGCGGGACCGGCGGCACCACCCCGACCACCCCGACCACCCCGAGCGACGGGAACGGCCATGGCAACGGCGACAGCCCGGGCACGGGCTACTAG
- the npdG gene encoding NADPH-dependent F420 reductase, producing the protein MTSSPSSSSPASAAPAPKDPWDLPDVSGLVVGVLGGTGDQGRGLAYRLAKAGQKVIIGSRAADRAQAAADELGLGVEGADNAECARRSDIVIVAVPWDGHAKTLEALRGELAGKLVVDCVNPLGFDKKGAYALKPEEGSAAEQAAALLPDARVTAAFHHLSAVLLQDASIDEIDTDVMVLGEVRADVEIVQALAGRIPGMRGVFAGRLRNAHQVESLVANLISVNRRYKAHAGLRVTDV; encoded by the coding sequence ATGACTTCCTCGCCCTCCTCCAGCAGCCCCGCCTCCGCCGCCCCCGCGCCCAAGGACCCCTGGGACCTTCCCGACGTCTCCGGGCTCGTCGTCGGCGTCCTCGGCGGCACCGGCGACCAGGGGCGCGGCCTCGCCTACCGGCTCGCCAAGGCCGGCCAGAAGGTGATCATCGGCTCCCGTGCCGCGGACCGCGCCCAGGCCGCGGCCGACGAGCTCGGTCTCGGCGTCGAGGGCGCCGACAACGCCGAGTGCGCCCGCCGCAGCGACATCGTGATCGTCGCCGTGCCGTGGGACGGGCACGCCAAGACCCTGGAGGCGCTGCGCGGCGAGCTCGCCGGCAAGCTGGTCGTCGACTGCGTCAACCCGCTCGGCTTCGACAAGAAGGGCGCCTACGCCCTCAAGCCGGAGGAGGGCTCCGCCGCCGAGCAGGCCGCCGCGCTGCTGCCCGACGCCCGGGTCACCGCCGCCTTCCACCACCTGTCGGCCGTCCTGCTCCAGGACGCCTCCATCGACGAGATCGACACCGACGTCATGGTCCTCGGCGAGGTCCGCGCCGACGTCGAGATCGTCCAGGCCCTCGCCGGGCGCATCCCCGGCATGCGCGGCGTCTTCGCCGGGCGGCTGCGCAACGCGCACCAGGTCGAGTCGCTGGTCGCCAACCTGATCTCCGTGAACCGGCGGTACAAGGCGCACGCCGGGCTGCGCGTCACCGACGTCTGA
- a CDS encoding biliverdin-producing heme oxygenase encodes MVPDPRRSRRHALDTPFSTLIRTASHEQHTEAESSTFMSDLLGGHLAVDAYARYTEQLWFVYRALEEGAEALRADPVAGPFIQPELFRTAALEQDLAHLRGAGWRAGLTALPATEAYAARVAECARDWPAGYVAHHYTRYLGDLSGGQIIRDKAERTWGFARKGDGVRFYVFDAIGNPAAFKRSYRELLDGVNADDLEKQRIVDECKRAFDFNGAVFRELAGEFPLSAA; translated from the coding sequence ATGGTTCCCGACCCCCGACGGTCCCGGAGGCACGCCTTGGACACGCCCTTCTCGACGCTCATCCGCACCGCTTCGCACGAGCAGCACACGGAAGCCGAGTCGTCGACGTTCATGAGCGATCTCCTCGGCGGCCACCTCGCCGTGGACGCGTACGCGCGCTACACGGAGCAGCTGTGGTTCGTCTACCGGGCCTTGGAGGAGGGCGCCGAGGCCCTGAGGGCCGACCCCGTCGCCGGGCCCTTCATACAGCCGGAGCTGTTCCGCACGGCCGCCCTGGAGCAGGACCTCGCCCATCTGCGGGGCGCCGGCTGGCGCGCCGGGCTCACGGCCCTGCCGGCCACCGAGGCGTACGCGGCGCGGGTCGCCGAGTGCGCCCGCGACTGGCCCGCCGGATACGTGGCGCACCACTACACCCGCTACCTGGGCGACCTGTCGGGCGGCCAGATCATCCGCGACAAGGCGGAGCGGACCTGGGGCTTCGCGCGCAAGGGCGACGGCGTGCGGTTCTACGTGTTCGACGCCATCGGCAACCCCGCCGCCTTCAAGCGGTCCTACCGGGAGCTGCTCGACGGGGTGAACGCGGACGACCTGGAGAAGCAGCGGATCGTCGACGAGTGCAAGCGCGCCTTCGACTTCAACGGCGCGGTCTTCCGCGAGCTGGCGGGCGAGTTCCCGCTCAGCGCCGCCTGA
- the map gene encoding type I methionyl aminopeptidase, which yields MSGQSLLVPGELSPHRSVPGSIRRPEYVGKPAPTPYSGPEVQDSDTIERMRIAGRIAAQAMEEAAKHIAPGVTTDELDRVAHEYMCDHGAYPSTLGYRGFPKSLCSSVNEVICHGIPDSTVLQDGDIVNLDVTAYIDGVHGDNNATYLCGEVDEESRLLVERTRESLNRAIKAVRPGRQVNIIGRVIESYAKRFGYGVVRDFTGHGINSSFHSGLIIPHYDSPHHTTVIQPGMTFTIEPMLTLGTHEYDMWDDGWTVVTKDRKRTAQFEHTLVVTETGAEILTLP from the coding sequence ATGTCTGGCCAGTCGCTTCTCGTACCGGGGGAGCTCTCCCCCCACCGTTCCGTTCCGGGGTCCATCCGCCGCCCCGAGTACGTCGGAAAGCCCGCCCCCACCCCGTACTCCGGGCCCGAGGTGCAGGACTCCGACACGATCGAGCGGATGCGGATCGCCGGCCGCATCGCCGCGCAGGCGATGGAGGAGGCCGCCAAGCACATCGCTCCGGGGGTGACCACGGACGAGCTGGACCGGGTCGCGCACGAGTACATGTGCGACCACGGGGCCTATCCGTCGACGCTCGGCTACCGCGGCTTCCCGAAGTCGCTGTGCTCCTCGGTCAACGAGGTCATCTGCCACGGCATCCCCGACTCGACCGTCCTCCAGGACGGCGACATCGTGAACCTGGACGTGACCGCGTACATCGACGGCGTCCACGGCGACAACAACGCCACCTACCTGTGCGGCGAGGTCGACGAGGAGTCGCGGCTGCTCGTCGAGCGGACCCGCGAGTCCCTGAACCGGGCCATCAAGGCGGTCAGGCCGGGCCGGCAGGTCAACATCATCGGCCGGGTCATCGAGTCGTACGCCAAGCGCTTCGGCTACGGCGTCGTACGCGACTTCACGGGGCACGGCATCAACTCGTCGTTCCATTCCGGGCTGATCATTCCGCACTACGACTCGCCGCACCACACGACGGTCATCCAGCCCGGCATGACGTTCACGATCGAGCCGATGCTGACCCTGGGCACCCACGAGTACGACATGTGGGACGACGGCTGGACCGTGGTGACCAAGGACCGGAAGCGGACGGCGCAGTTCGAGCACACGCTCGTGGTGACGGAGACCGGGGCCGAGATCCTCACGTTGCCCTGA
- the efeO gene encoding iron uptake system protein EfeO, translating to MRAVRLTVVTAAVTAATLAAATGCTQKSDGKSEDGAVQVIAKDDSCEVSKKDFPAGHLKLNVENRGSKVTEVYVLYPDDRIVAERENIGPGTKASITAEIKAGDYEIACKPGMKGDGIRQKVTATGAGAAAVKRSPEMDAAVAAYRQYVQAQADSTLPKVKTFTDAVRAGDVEAAKKAYADSRIGWERTEPVAESFGDIDPKVDVREDGLEAGQDPAKDWTGWHRLEKALWQDKKIGDREKQLADLLDKDLADWQKRVGKADITPTSMANGAKELLDEVATGKVTGEEERYSHTDLVDFKANVEGAQKSFELLKPVASKNDPKLVAELDEQFAALNTLLDKYRTDKTSYVFTSYEKVGKEQRKELSDGVNALAEPLSKLAAAVVK from the coding sequence ATGCGAGCCGTCCGTCTCACCGTCGTCACCGCCGCCGTCACCGCGGCGACTCTGGCCGCCGCCACGGGCTGCACCCAGAAAAGCGACGGGAAGTCGGAGGACGGCGCGGTCCAGGTGATCGCGAAGGACGACTCCTGCGAGGTCTCGAAGAAGGACTTCCCGGCCGGTCACCTCAAGCTGAACGTGGAGAACCGCGGCAGCAAGGTCACCGAGGTCTACGTCCTGTACCCGGACGACCGGATCGTCGCCGAGCGCGAGAACATCGGCCCCGGCACCAAGGCCTCCATCACCGCCGAGATCAAGGCCGGCGACTACGAGATCGCCTGCAAGCCCGGCATGAAGGGCGACGGCATCCGCCAGAAGGTCACCGCGACCGGCGCCGGTGCCGCCGCCGTCAAGCGCTCCCCGGAGATGGACGCCGCCGTCGCCGCCTACCGCCAGTACGTGCAGGCGCAGGCCGACTCCACCCTGCCCAAGGTGAAGACCTTCACCGACGCGGTCCGCGCCGGTGACGTCGAGGCCGCCAAGAAGGCCTACGCCGACTCCCGCATCGGCTGGGAGCGCACCGAGCCGGTCGCCGAGTCCTTCGGCGACATCGACCCCAAGGTCGACGTCCGCGAGGACGGCCTGGAGGCCGGCCAGGACCCGGCGAAGGACTGGACCGGCTGGCACCGCCTGGAGAAGGCGCTGTGGCAGGACAAGAAGATCGGCGACCGCGAGAAGCAGCTCGCCGACCTGCTCGACAAGGACCTGGCCGACTGGCAGAAGCGGGTCGGCAAGGCCGACATCACGCCCACCTCCATGGCCAACGGCGCCAAGGAGCTCCTGGACGAGGTCGCCACCGGCAAGGTCACCGGCGAGGAGGAGCGCTACTCGCACACCGACCTGGTCGACTTCAAGGCCAACGTCGAGGGCGCCCAGAAGTCCTTCGAGCTGCTGAAGCCGGTCGCCTCCAAGAACGACCCCAAGCTGGTCGCCGAGCTCGACGAGCAGTTCGCCGCCCTGAACACGCTGCTCGACAAGTACCGCACGGACAAGACGAGCTACGTCTTCACCTCGTACGAGAAGGTCGGCAAGGAGCAGCGCAAGGAGCTGTCGGACGGCGTCAACGCGCTGGCCGAGCCGCTCTCCAAGCTGGCCGCCGCGGTTGTGAAGTAG
- a CDS encoding PhzF family phenazine biosynthesis protein, with product MNTTVTDIDVLRVFCAGDGRHGNALGVVRDGRGHPDEASRQALAKELGFSETVFVDDPERGVVDIYTPGLRLPFAGHPLVGAAWLLDLEVICPPAGEVWVRGDGEFTWIEARAEWAPPRTLKRYATAAEVDALDIPEPGEWIYAWAWEDEAAGRIRARAFPGRGDGIDEDEATGAAALLLTAELGRALNITQGRGSQLLTAPGPDGIVELGGRVRLERTLAV from the coding sequence ATGAACACGACGGTCACTGACATCGACGTCCTGCGGGTCTTCTGTGCGGGCGACGGCCGGCACGGCAACGCCCTCGGCGTCGTACGGGACGGGCGCGGCCACCCCGACGAGGCGTCACGGCAGGCACTCGCCAAGGAGCTCGGCTTCAGCGAGACCGTGTTCGTGGACGACCCGGAGCGCGGTGTCGTCGACATCTACACCCCGGGGCTGCGGCTGCCCTTCGCCGGGCACCCGCTCGTGGGCGCGGCCTGGCTGCTGGACCTGGAGGTCATCTGCCCTCCGGCCGGGGAGGTGTGGGTGCGCGGCGACGGCGAGTTCACCTGGATCGAGGCCCGCGCCGAATGGGCCCCGCCGCGCACGCTGAAGCGTTACGCCACGGCCGCCGAGGTCGACGCCCTGGACATCCCGGAGCCGGGGGAGTGGATCTACGCCTGGGCCTGGGAGGACGAGGCGGCCGGGCGGATCCGCGCGCGGGCCTTCCCCGGGCGCGGTGACGGCATCGACGAGGACGAGGCGACGGGCGCGGCGGCGCTGCTGCTCACGGCGGAGCTCGGCCGGGCTCTCAACATCACCCAGGGGCGCGGCTCGCAGCTGCTCACCGCGCCCGGCCCCGACGGCATCGTCGAACTGGGCGGCCGCGTCCGCCTGGAGCGGACGCTCGCCGTCTGA
- a CDS encoding RNA polymerase sigma factor, with translation MRHMGASLGQVPDEALLSGLTTGDQEIAVAFVRRFQRTVFGVAVAVVGDPQLAEDIAQQTFERAWRHAQVYDPRRGSVRTWLTTIAHNLAIDAVRARRASPVAPEDLDALLGAMTDTPERYAVAEEGSERVRRAVATLPREQARALVMAGIYGMTAREVAARESVPLGTAKTRIRAGTAKLRAALEREEER, from the coding sequence ATGCGGCACATGGGCGCTTCCCTCGGGCAGGTACCCGACGAGGCACTGCTCTCCGGTCTGACCACGGGCGACCAGGAGATCGCGGTGGCTTTCGTGCGCCGTTTCCAGCGGACCGTGTTCGGGGTGGCCGTCGCCGTCGTCGGCGATCCCCAGCTGGCCGAGGACATCGCCCAGCAGACCTTCGAGCGGGCCTGGCGGCACGCCCAGGTGTACGACCCGCGGCGCGGCTCGGTGCGGACCTGGCTGACGACGATCGCGCACAACCTGGCGATCGACGCGGTACGGGCCCGGCGGGCCAGCCCCGTGGCCCCGGAGGACCTGGACGCGCTGCTCGGCGCGATGACGGACACGCCCGAGCGGTACGCGGTGGCGGAGGAGGGCTCGGAGCGGGTGCGGCGGGCGGTGGCGACGCTGCCGCGCGAGCAGGCGCGAGCACTGGTGATGGCCGGGATCTACGGGATGACCGCGCGGGAGGTCGCCGCGCGGGAGTCCGTTCCGCTGGGCACCGCCAAGACCCGGATCAGGGCGGGAACGGCGAAGCTGCGGGCGGCCCTGGAGCGGGAGGAGGAGCGGTGA
- a CDS encoding site-2 protease family protein, translated as MSRPRARARTTHRHHERRISPVFLAIAAVMGVTGWAVWTDFAASPGLAVFLFVTSGWIVSLCLHEYAHARTALHSGDITVGAKGYLTLNPLAYTHAVLSVVLPVLFVIMGGIGLPGGAVFIERDRVRGRWKHSLISAAGPLANALFAVVCTAPFWLGALDGVPVAFRYALAFLAFLQVTAALLNALPVPGLDGYGVVEPWLSYRFKRQIEPYAPYGFFVVIALLFVPAVNGAFFDGVDALMQALGVPELSRSCGSALFRFWESAPDVCAV; from the coding sequence GTGAGCCGGCCGAGGGCCCGCGCCCGCACCACCCACCGCCACCACGAGCGGAGGATCAGTCCGGTCTTCCTCGCGATCGCCGCCGTGATGGGAGTCACCGGCTGGGCCGTGTGGACGGACTTCGCGGCCTCGCCGGGCCTGGCGGTCTTCCTCTTCGTGACCTCGGGGTGGATCGTCTCGCTCTGCCTCCACGAGTACGCGCACGCCCGCACCGCGCTGCACAGCGGGGACATCACGGTCGGTGCGAAGGGCTATCTGACCCTGAACCCGCTCGCGTACACGCACGCGGTGCTGAGCGTCGTCCTGCCGGTGCTGTTCGTGATCATGGGCGGGATCGGTCTGCCGGGCGGCGCGGTCTTCATCGAGCGGGACCGGGTCAGGGGCCGCTGGAAGCACAGCCTGATCTCGGCGGCGGGCCCGCTGGCGAACGCGCTGTTCGCGGTCGTCTGCACGGCGCCGTTCTGGCTGGGGGCGCTCGACGGCGTGCCGGTGGCGTTCCGGTACGCGCTCGCGTTCCTGGCGTTCCTCCAGGTGACGGCGGCGCTCCTGAACGCGCTGCCGGTGCCGGGGCTCGACGGCTACGGGGTGGTCGAGCCCTGGCTGTCGTACCGGTTCAAGCGCCAGATCGAGCCGTACGCGCCGTACGGCTTCTTCGTCGTGATCGCGCTGCTGTTCGTCCCGGCGGTCAACGGCGCGTTCTTCGACGGGGTGGACGCGCTGATGCAGGCGCTCGGGGTGCCGGAGCTGTCGCGCTCCTGCGGGTCGGCCCTGTTCCGCTTCTGGGAGTCGGCGCCGGACGTCTGCGCGGTCTAG
- a CDS encoding MFS transporter, which produces MTRLLRLLPDLAPWRSSPDFRLLWVQGLVAYFAGFMALIALPLQIKDLTHSPLAVGAMGAVELVPLIVFGLYGGALADAVDRRRVIVATEAGLALLALVLFLNALLPQPLLWPLYVVAAGVSALAGLQRPALDSLMARIVPHEQQTAAAALNSLRWQLGSIAGPALAGLVVAYAGHAPAYAVGAAGFVVSVLLCRRLSPAPPARDAEKPSLRGIAEGARYAWSRPVLLGTYAIDLAAMFFAFPNTIFPFLADDLDAEWSLGLMYAAGSVGSLVLGLTSGWTSKVRRHGVLVVAGATGWGLAIAAAGWFGNVWLVLLCLAFAGAGDMLSGLGRSTIWNQTIPEELRGRLAGIEVLSYSVGPQLGQVRAGAMAGWTGTRAAVWSGGVACVASVGLLCLALPKLLTYDAATDEDALARKAAAVA; this is translated from the coding sequence GTGACCCGTCTGCTCCGCCTCCTCCCCGACCTCGCCCCCTGGCGCTCCTCCCCCGACTTCCGGCTCCTGTGGGTGCAGGGCCTCGTGGCGTACTTCGCCGGCTTCATGGCGCTGATCGCGCTGCCGCTCCAGATCAAGGACCTCACTCACTCGCCGCTCGCGGTGGGCGCGATGGGGGCCGTGGAGCTCGTCCCGCTGATCGTCTTCGGGCTGTACGGCGGGGCGCTCGCCGACGCCGTGGACCGGCGCAGGGTGATCGTGGCGACCGAGGCGGGGCTCGCGCTGCTGGCGCTCGTCCTGTTCCTGAACGCGCTGCTGCCGCAGCCGCTGCTGTGGCCGCTGTACGTCGTCGCGGCCGGGGTCTCCGCCCTGGCCGGGCTGCAGCGCCCGGCGCTGGACTCGCTGATGGCCCGGATCGTGCCGCACGAGCAGCAGACCGCCGCCGCCGCGCTGAACTCGCTGCGCTGGCAGCTGGGGTCCATCGCGGGCCCGGCGCTGGCGGGTCTCGTCGTCGCGTACGCGGGACACGCCCCGGCCTACGCGGTCGGGGCGGCCGGCTTCGTGGTGTCGGTGCTGCTGTGCCGCCGCCTGTCGCCCGCGCCCCCGGCGCGGGACGCCGAGAAGCCGTCGCTGCGCGGGATCGCGGAGGGCGCGCGGTACGCGTGGTCGCGGCCGGTGCTGCTGGGGACGTACGCGATCGACCTGGCCGCGATGTTCTTCGCCTTCCCCAACACGATCTTCCCGTTCCTCGCGGACGACCTGGACGCGGAGTGGTCCCTGGGCCTGATGTACGCGGCCGGTTCGGTCGGCTCCCTGGTGCTGGGGCTCACCAGCGGCTGGACGTCGAAGGTGCGGCGGCACGGGGTGCTCGTCGTGGCCGGGGCGACGGGGTGGGGTCTGGCGATCGCGGCGGCGGGCTGGTTCGGGAACGTGTGGCTGGTGCTGCTGTGCCTGGCGTTCGCGGGCGCGGGCGACATGCTGAGCGGGCTCGGCCGGTCGACGATCTGGAACCAGACGATCCCGGAGGAGCTGCGCGGGCGCCTGGCGGGCATCGAGGTGCTGTCGTACAGCGTGGGTCCGCAGCTCGGCCAGGTCCGGGCGGGTGCGATGGCCGGCTGGACGGGCACGCGGGCGGCGGTCTGGTCGGGCGGGGTGGCCTGCGTGGCGTCGGTCGGCCTGCTGTGCCTGGCGCTGCCGAAGCTGCTCACCTACGACGCCGCGACGGACGAGGACGCGCTGGCCCGCAAGGCCGCGGCCGTCGCGTAG